TACGTTTCGTGGCCTTTGCCGGCGATGAGGACGGCGTCGCCTTCGGCCGCTTCGCGGATCGCCAGTTCGATCGCCCGCCGGCGGTCCAGTTCCGCCGTCGCCGCCGCGGGCGAAGAGAATCCCTTGAAAATCTCCTCCGCAATCGCCCGCGGGTCCTCGCTCCGCGGATTGTCGCTCGTGACGACGATCCGGTCGGCGAGACGTTCGGCCACCCGCGCCATCTCCGGCCGCTTCTTGCGGTCGCGGTCGCCCCCGCATCCGAACACCAGAATCAGGCGCCGCGGTGAAAGCCCACGCACCGCCTCCAGCACGTTCTCGAGCGCATCCGCCGTGTGCGCGTAATCCACCAGCACCGTGAAAGGCCGGTCCGTCGGCACCTTTTCGAGGCGGCCCCTCACCGTGGTCACCGCCTCGAGCCCCGCGACCGTCGCCTCGATCGGAACAGCCAGCGCCTCGGCTATCGCCGCCGCCGTCAGACAGTTCCGCACGTTGTGCTTCCCCAGCAGGGCCGTGTGCACCGGCGCCCGTCCGCGCGGCAGGAGCAGGGTGAAGCGGCTCCCCTCAAGGCTCGTCGCCAGGTCCTCCGCCCGGACGTCCGCGGGACGGTCCAGGCCGTACCACAGGACGCGCGCCGGCGTCGCCTCGGCAAACAAAGGGCTCGCCTCGTCGTCGGCGTTCAGAACGGCCCACGCCTCGGCCGACAGGCCCGCGAACAGGCGCCCCTTCGCCTGGCGGTAGGACGGCATGTCCTTGTGATAGTCCAGGTGCTCCGGCGTCAGGTTCGTGAACGCACCGACGTTGAACGCGATGCCCGCCACCCGGCGCTGGTCCAGCGCGTGGCTGGAAACCTCCATCACCGCCGCCTCCAGCCCTTCCTCGACCATCTCGGCGAAGTACGCCGCCAGGTCCGTCGCGTCCGGCGTCGTCATCCGCGACGGAATCCACCGCTCGCCGATCTGGTAACCCACCGTCCCCAGGAGTCCGGTCGCGTGCCCCGCCTTCTCCAGAATACTCCGCACCAGATACGTCGTGGTGGTTTTTCCGTTGGTTCCCGTGACGCCGACGACCGTCAGCCGCTGCGTCGGGTCGCCGGCCAGCGCGTGGGCCGCCAACGCCAACGCCTCGCGCGCGTCCGGCACGACGACCAGGGGCGGGTTGCCCGGCAGCCGGACCGTCCGCTCGACGACGGCCGCCACGGCCCCGGCCTCGAGGGCCGGTTGCACGAACTCGTGTCCGTCCACATGCGTCCCGACGAGCGCGACGTACAAGTCGCCTCGCCGCACCCCGCGAGAATCGTGGACCACGCGCGCGACGTCCACATCCCCCGCGCCGACGACGCGCGATCCGGGGATCCGCTTGGCCAGGTCCGAAAGTTTCATCCGGGCTTCCCTTAATTTCACAACGCCCTCTCAACGCAGAGAGCGCCGAGAACGCAGAGGTAAGATTTCTTTCACAACCCCGGCGCGCCGGGGCACGGTAAGAAAATAGGGACAGTCACCTATTTCCGACGGTCCGTGTGGCACGGCGGGCCTTGTCCCGCCGTGCGCCGATGCACGGCCGGGCAAGACCGGCCGTGCCACTCAGTGTAGTGTCATTCGACCTTTCTGGAGACGGCGCTAGTCGGTCACCAGGCTGGTCGGCGGCCGGTCGGGCGCCGAGCCCGAAGGTGAAACGCCCAGGTACTCGAGCGTCCGCTCGAGGATCTTCTTGACGGCCGGCGCCGCCACCGTGCCCCCGTAGTAGCCGAGCGACGCGTCCGGCTCGTTGACGGAAACGAGGACCACCACGCGCGGGGCGTCGGCCGGAGCCCCGCCCAGGAACGAGCCGATGTAGCGCGTGTGACTCACCGCCCGGGTTTCCGGGTCGATCTTCTGGGCCGTCCCCGTCTTGCCGAACACGCGGTAGCCTGGAATATGGCACGCCTTGCCCGTCCCCTGCTCGACGACGCCCACGAGGGCCCGGTCAATCATCTTGCGTGCGGTCGCCGGGTCAAGAGCCTTCCCGACGACTTCCGGCTCGGCGAGGTCGGCGACGACGCGGCCGCGGCCGTCCAGGACGCCGCGCAGAATCTTCGGCCGGAGCAACTTGCCCTCGTTCGCGATCGCCGCAAACGCCGTGACCAACTGAAGCGGCGTCGCCGAAAACTCCTGACCGAACGGGATGCGCGTCGTGCTCAGGCGGGTCCAACGCGCGAGCGGATACACCAGGCCCGGGTCTTCGCCGGGCAGCCAGACGCCCGTCCGCCGGCCGAATCCGAACCCCGTGAGCGCCTCGTACAGCCGCTCGTTCCCCAGGCGCACGCCCAGTTTCGCCATCCCGATGTTGCTCGACTTGATGAGGATTTCCTCGAACGTCAGGTTGCCGTAGCGGTGCCCGGCGTCGTGGAGTTTCGCGGCCGCCCAGTAACCGTCCTCGCAGTAGAGAACCTCGCCCAGGCGAACGGCGTTTCGCTCGAGGGCGACAGAGGCGAGGAACGGTTTGGCGCAACTGCCCGGCGGCGAGGGGTCCGTCACCGCCCGGTTTCGCCGCGCGTCCGCCGGCGTTTCGCCGTACCGATTCGGATCGAACGTCGGCACGTTCGCCAGCGCCAGGATCGCCCCCGTCCGGGGGTCCATCACGATGGCCGTGGCGCTTGCGGCATGGAACTTTTCGCTCGCTTCGGCGACGGCCTCCTCCGCCCACGCCTGAATCATCGCGTCGATCGTCAGGACCAGGTGCTCGCCGTCCTCCGCCGGAACGAACTGGTCCGGCTCGGACCAGATGGGCCGGCGCCGGCGATCCGCGAGGATGTACGCCTGGCCCTTGCGTCCGGCCAGCCGGTCGTCGAACATCCGCTCCAGGCCC
This region of Planctomycetota bacterium genomic DNA includes:
- a CDS encoding UDP-N-acetylmuramoyl-L-alanyl-D-glutamate--2,6-diaminopimelate ligase, with protein sequence MKLSDLAKRIPGSRVVGAGDVDVARVVHDSRGVRRGDLYVALVGTHVDGHEFVQPALEAGAVAAVVERTVRLPGNPPLVVVPDAREALALAAHALAGDPTQRLTVVGVTGTNGKTTTTYLVRSILEKAGHATGLLGTVGYQIGERWIPSRMTTPDATDLAAYFAEMVEEGLEAAVMEVSSHALDQRRVAGIAFNVGAFTNLTPEHLDYHKDMPSYRQAKGRLFAGLSAEAWAVLNADDEASPLFAEATPARVLWYGLDRPADVRAEDLATSLEGSRFTLLLPRGRAPVHTALLGKHNVRNCLTAAAIAEALAVPIEATVAGLEAVTTVRGRLEKVPTDRPFTVLVDYAHTADALENVLEAVRGLSPRRLILVFGCGGDRDRKKRPEMARVAERLADRIVVTSDNPRSEDPRAIAEEIFKGFSSPAAATAELDRRRAIELAIREAAEGDAVLIAGKGHET
- a CDS encoding penicillin-binding transpeptidase domain-containing protein is translated as MIAPNHQRRVAFLVTGALGLLLAALGGWLLWIAVVSSEPLARRASQQLHMTVPIRPERGSILDSHLRILAASVEVPSVFADPFVVEDPADAAAKAAPVLGMTADELYRILAEDRKQRFVWLKRRVSPETAEAVRRLRVFGIGVTAEGERHYPNGSLAAHVLGFVGQEEQQGLEGLERMFDDRLAGRKGQAYILADRRRRPIWSEPDQFVPAEDGEHLVLTIDAMIQAWAEEAVAEASEKFHAASATAIVMDPRTGAILALANVPTFDPNRYGETPADARRNRAVTDPSPPGSCAKPFLASVALERNAVRLGEVLYCEDGYWAAAKLHDAGHRYGNLTFEEILIKSSNIGMAKLGVRLGNERLYEALTGFGFGRRTGVWLPGEDPGLVYPLARWTRLSTTRIPFGQEFSATPLQLVTAFAAIANEGKLLRPKILRGVLDGRGRVVADLAEPEVVGKALDPATARKMIDRALVGVVEQGTGKACHIPGYRVFGKTGTAQKIDPETRAVSHTRYIGSFLGGAPADAPRVVVLVSVNEPDASLGYYGGTVAAPAVKKILERTLEYLGVSPSGSAPDRPPTSLVTD